From the Gadus chalcogrammus isolate NIFS_2021 chromosome 15, NIFS_Gcha_1.0, whole genome shotgun sequence genome, one window contains:
- the LOC130404420 gene encoding uncharacterized protein LOC130404420: protein MSAGTRSGKVLRKNTTAAKDDKMLPSASAQTCDINFDSGDDSTDTPHVSEPKKGDRSPTVKNLLQKAKMRERSHDKKLQKVIKERDALRKQLAYLSKAPREEQSSEEDTASCSSLSSMSRSSSCSSSSSSDEKMKRKGKGKLRLSKTKNKIKKARKHHKVTDVRKRARGPFEVIRRYKKVLKAYNRGLKLSASCAYAGVNELTVRSTASIAELATASPAEFTKLLDKTKQGKLKDVANLCENYIKGDAQVQTKIDDLKSQCKLIPYAKRA from the exons ATGTCGGCAGGCACCAGATCTGGGAAAGTTTTAAGAAAGAACACAACAGCAGCGAAGGACGACAAAATGCTCCCCTCCGCCTCCGCTCAAACATGTGACATCAACTTTGACAGTGGTGATGACTCCACAGATACCCCCCATGTCTCTGAACCGAAGAAAG GTGACCGGTCACCAACGGTGAAGAATCTCCTCCAAAAGGCCAAGATGAGAGAGCGGTCTCACGATAAGAAACTCCAGAAAGTGATAAAGGAGAGGGATGCTCTTCGCAAACAACTGGCAT ACCTGTCTAAAGCTCCCAGAGAAGAACAATCTTCAGAGGAAGACACTGCCTCCTGCTCATCATTGTCTTCAATGAGCCGgtcctcctcctgttcttcctcctcctcctcagatgaGAAGATGAAACGAAAGGGCAAGGGAAAACTCAGACtttcaaagacaaagaacaaaataaagaagGCCAGGAAGCACCACAAAGTGACTGATGTCCGCAAAAGAG CCCGTGGCCCTTTTGAAGTGATAAGAAGATACAAGAAGGTCCTGAAAGCATACAATCGGGGCTTGAAATTGTCGGCTTCCTGTGCATACGCAGGGGTGAACGAACTCACAGTCAGGTCCACGGCAAGCATTGCAGAGCTGGCAACAGCGTCACCTGCCGAGTTCACAAAGCTCCTCGATAAAACCAAACAGGGAAAGCTGAAAGATGTAGCAAATTTATGCGAAAACTACATTAAAGGTGATGCTCAGGTTCAGACAAAAATAGATGACTTAAAAAGTCAATGCAAATTAATCCCGTATGCAAAGAGagcataa